One genomic window of Vibrio parahaemolyticus includes the following:
- a CDS encoding DUF1481 domain-containing protein, whose translation MKKHLLTSLLLSSLSLIGCSSVETPNLEQFTHFSGGKTAGDTSSLYWMTERLTRVSTAADYVTMGDHGWYKSDYRWDEGELRELIRKGEQIDAKQRLVPFQIHIRFNKDGEAIYQQYRVNRKVLPLQREQLDRYKAEANDVVVAIKEQSRNGQNLVQGYWNGQAFETCKGKEFSTLEFNQTLPKFVVDRLSSVDSYIAFVGKESRNEVVVDSLLMLNDDDFDCVSRPKFISE comes from the coding sequence ATGAAAAAACATCTACTCACTTCACTCCTCCTATCTAGCCTTTCTCTTATTGGCTGTTCTTCTGTTGAAACGCCTAATCTAGAACAATTTACCCACTTTTCTGGCGGAAAAACCGCAGGTGACACCAGTAGTTTGTATTGGATGACTGAGCGATTAACTCGAGTCAGTACCGCGGCAGATTACGTCACGATGGGTGATCATGGCTGGTATAAAAGTGATTACCGTTGGGATGAAGGCGAGTTGCGTGAGTTGATTCGAAAAGGTGAGCAAATCGATGCCAAGCAAAGACTGGTGCCTTTTCAAATCCACATCCGCTTTAATAAAGATGGTGAAGCGATTTATCAGCAATATCGCGTAAATCGCAAAGTCTTGCCGTTGCAGCGCGAGCAACTTGATCGATACAAAGCCGAAGCTAATGATGTCGTTGTTGCCATCAAAGAGCAGTCTCGCAACGGGCAGAACCTCGTACAAGGCTATTGGAATGGTCAAGCATTTGAAACCTGCAAAGGGAAAGAGTTTTCGACGCTAGAGTTCAACCAAACCCTGCCGAAATTTGTCGTCGACCGTTTATCATCGGTCGATAGCTACATTGCCTTTGTTGGTAAAGAATCTCGTAATGAAGTGGTGGTAGACAGCCTCTTGATGCTCAATGATGACGACTTTGATTGTGTATCACGACCAAAGTTTATCTCTGAGTAA
- the hupA gene encoding nucleoid-associated protein HU-alpha, with protein MNKTQLIDFIAEKADLSKAQAKAALEATLEGVTGALKEGDQVQLIGFGTFKVNHRAARTGRNPKTGDEIQIAAANVPAFVAGKALKESVN; from the coding sequence ATGAACAAGACCCAATTAATCGACTTTATCGCAGAGAAAGCAGACCTATCAAAAGCACAAGCTAAAGCTGCTCTTGAAGCGACTCTTGAAGGTGTAACTGGTGCACTTAAAGAGGGTGACCAAGTTCAACTAATTGGTTTTGGTACATTCAAAGTAAACCACCGCGCTGCACGTACTGGTCGCAACCCTAAGACTGGTGACGAGATTCAAATCGCAGCAGCTAACGTACCTGCATTCGTAGCAGGTAAAGCGCTGAAAGAATCAGTAAACTAA
- a CDS encoding CNNM domain-containing protein: protein MLLLSIYISIAIGISFICSVLEAVLLSISPSYIAQLNQQGHPAAEQLSKLKSDIDRPLASILTLNTIAHTIGAATAGAQAAVVFGSEALGIFSAVLTLAILVLSEIVPKTIGATYWRQLAPAAAVSLRWMVWALTPFVWFSEQITKRLARNHEAPKMRDELSAMAILARESGEFAEGESKILSNLLGIQDVPVTQVMTPRPVVFRVDATMTINEFLDKHKDTPFSRPLVYSEQKDNIIGFVHRLELFKMQQSGSGQKQLGAVMRPIQVVLNNTALPKVFDQMMTHRLQLALVVDEYGTVLGLVTLEDIFEHLVGEEIIDEADKSTDMQELAYQRWESWKEMHGVIESRDDDDEELEKQNVEPETQEPTKPDSKES, encoded by the coding sequence ATGCTGCTGTTATCCATTTATATCTCTATTGCTATCGGCATTTCGTTTATCTGTTCGGTACTGGAGGCGGTACTACTGAGTATCAGTCCGAGCTACATTGCGCAGCTCAATCAACAGGGGCATCCTGCTGCTGAGCAGCTATCTAAACTCAAGTCCGACATCGACCGCCCATTAGCGTCGATTCTGACTCTAAACACTATTGCTCACACTATCGGTGCAGCAACAGCAGGTGCACAGGCGGCCGTCGTATTCGGCAGCGAAGCACTTGGCATCTTCTCTGCTGTGCTGACACTGGCGATCTTGGTTCTCTCTGAAATCGTACCGAAGACCATCGGTGCAACGTACTGGCGTCAGCTTGCACCAGCAGCGGCGGTATCGCTACGTTGGATGGTATGGGCGCTAACGCCGTTTGTATGGTTTTCAGAGCAAATCACCAAGCGTTTGGCTCGTAACCACGAAGCACCAAAAATGCGTGATGAACTTTCTGCGATGGCGATTTTGGCACGCGAAAGTGGTGAATTTGCAGAAGGCGAATCTAAAATCTTAAGCAACCTGCTAGGGATTCAAGATGTGCCTGTCACACAAGTCATGACACCTCGCCCTGTTGTCTTCCGCGTTGACGCAACGATGACCATCAATGAGTTTCTGGACAAACACAAAGACACACCGTTCTCACGTCCGCTGGTATACAGCGAGCAGAAAGACAACATCATCGGCTTTGTGCATCGTCTAGAACTGTTTAAGATGCAGCAATCCGGCAGTGGTCAGAAACAACTCGGTGCGGTCATGCGTCCAATCCAAGTGGTTCTGAACAATACAGCGCTACCAAAAGTATTCGATCAAATGATGACGCACCGCCTACAACTGGCACTTGTGGTCGACGAATACGGCACCGTGCTTGGCCTTGTGACACTAGAAGACATCTTTGAGCACTTAGTTGGTGAAGAAATCATCGACGAAGCCGACAAGAGCACCGACATGCAAGAACTGGCCTACCAACGCTGGGAAAGCTGGAAAGAAATGCACGGTGTAATCGAAAGCCGCGATGACGACGACGAAGAGTTAGAAAAACAAAACGTTGAGCCAGAAACACAAGAGCCAACAAAACCAGACTCAAAAGAATCGTAA
- a CDS encoding YjaG family protein, with protein MLKNPLQVRLEKLEPWQQITFMACLCERMYPNYAMFCENTEFAEPRAYRAILDSVWEILTVKNAKVNFERQLEKLEELFPSADEYDFYGVYPAMDACQALSTLLHGLLDRDYLFDSMLKVSQQSVQTVADLEQAQGSEPITNDNQKENEAVCEEWDVQWAIFRPLREATERDINLIKDLREELREEAVSNIGIAL; from the coding sequence ATGCTTAAGAATCCTCTTCAGGTTCGTTTAGAAAAACTAGAACCTTGGCAACAAATTACCTTTATGGCGTGTCTGTGTGAACGCATGTATCCAAACTATGCGATGTTTTGTGAGAACACAGAATTTGCTGAACCGCGTGCTTACCGAGCGATTCTTGATAGTGTATGGGAAATTCTGACCGTTAAGAACGCGAAAGTGAATTTCGAGCGTCAACTAGAGAAGCTCGAAGAATTGTTCCCAAGTGCCGACGAGTATGATTTTTACGGTGTATACCCAGCGATGGATGCGTGTCAGGCATTGTCTACTCTATTGCATGGTCTGTTGGATCGCGACTACCTTTTCGATTCAATGCTTAAAGTGAGCCAACAGTCGGTACAAACCGTTGCTGATTTAGAGCAAGCACAGGGCAGCGAGCCAATCACAAACGACAATCAAAAAGAAAATGAAGCCGTATGTGAAGAGTGGGATGTCCAGTGGGCAATCTTCCGTCCGCTGCGTGAAGCAACGGAACGTGATATCAACTTGATCAAAGACTTGCGTGAAGAACTACGCGAAGAAGCCGTGAGCAACATCGGCATCGCACTGTAA
- a CDS encoding D-2-hydroxyacid dehydrogenase, giving the protein MQHPNQIFLLSEHRDTYETLLAEKNLPDLNITDKPQEAHIVLADPPLLSQRLDEFSQLEWVQSTYAGVNALITPEFRQDYTLTNVRGVFGPLIAEYVLGYCISHYRHFMHYHQQQQNKQWQPHFYTSLQSKTMVILGTGSIGKCLAQTAQAMGINTIGINRTGIPTANDEFAQTFHINELANALRKADIVVNTLPSTPNTRALLNRETLQHLNQALLFNVGRGDVLDEASLLLAIKNRWVEHAFLDVFEQEPLPPAHPFWKLPQVTITPHIAALSFPEQVVDIFADNYRLWRDGFSLNNQVDFEKGY; this is encoded by the coding sequence ATGCAGCATCCAAATCAGATTTTCCTGCTCTCAGAGCATCGCGACACCTACGAAACGTTATTGGCGGAGAAAAATCTGCCCGACCTGAACATTACGGACAAGCCGCAAGAGGCACACATTGTTCTTGCCGATCCTCCTTTACTCTCACAAAGATTAGACGAATTTTCACAACTTGAGTGGGTACAATCTACCTATGCGGGCGTAAATGCGCTCATTACCCCAGAATTTCGCCAAGACTATACGCTGACGAATGTGCGTGGCGTGTTTGGGCCGCTAATCGCAGAGTACGTCCTCGGATATTGCATCAGCCACTATCGTCATTTTATGCACTACCACCAGCAACAACAAAACAAGCAGTGGCAACCGCATTTCTACACATCACTGCAAAGCAAAACCATGGTGATTCTCGGTACGGGTAGCATTGGGAAATGCCTAGCACAAACGGCCCAGGCGATGGGGATTAACACGATTGGTATTAATCGCACAGGAATTCCAACAGCCAATGATGAATTTGCACAAACCTTCCACATCAATGAACTAGCAAATGCTTTAAGAAAGGCAGATATTGTCGTTAATACATTACCGAGTACACCTAATACTCGCGCCTTGCTCAACCGTGAAACACTTCAACATCTCAACCAAGCTTTATTATTCAATGTAGGTAGAGGAGATGTGTTGGATGAAGCCAGCTTGTTGCTCGCCATCAAGAATCGCTGGGTAGAACACGCTTTCTTGGACGTGTTTGAGCAAGAACCATTGCCTCCAGCGCATCCGTTTTGGAAATTACCGCAAGTGACCATCACGCCACACATTGCCGCATTGAGCTTTCCTGAACAGGTGGTCGACATTTTTGCCGACAATTACCGACTTTGGCGCGATGGTTTCTCATTAAACAATCAAGTGGATTTCGAGAAAGGGTATTAA
- a CDS encoding uracil-DNA glycosylase family protein: protein MSLENLLQQVRACQICAESLPLGANPVVQAGKNARILIIGQAPGTKVHSTSIPWNDPSGDRLRQWLDIDKDVFYDPNKIAIVPMGFCYPGKGNSGDLPPRKECAPTWHKKILEQLPNIELTLLIGQYSQQYYLTNKPKTLTQTVQQWQDWEPEFIPLPHPSPRNTLWLKKNPWFESEVVPYIQQRIHSML from the coding sequence ATGTCTCTAGAGAATCTACTCCAACAAGTGCGCGCGTGCCAGATCTGCGCTGAGAGTTTACCTCTCGGAGCCAACCCTGTGGTTCAAGCCGGTAAAAACGCACGCATTCTGATTATTGGCCAAGCGCCAGGAACAAAAGTTCACAGCACTTCGATACCTTGGAATGATCCAAGTGGTGACCGACTGCGCCAATGGCTTGATATCGACAAAGACGTGTTCTACGACCCGAATAAAATTGCCATTGTACCAATGGGATTCTGCTATCCGGGTAAAGGTAACTCGGGAGATCTGCCACCGAGAAAAGAGTGCGCTCCTACATGGCACAAAAAGATTCTCGAACAGCTCCCCAATATAGAGTTGACTCTGCTTATTGGTCAGTACTCTCAGCAGTACTACCTCACCAACAAGCCCAAAACTCTCACGCAAACCGTTCAGCAATGGCAAGATTGGGAACCTGAGTTTATTCCTCTACCACACCCTTCCCCACGCAATACGCTGTGGTTAAAGAAGAACCCATGGTTTGAGTCGGAAGTCGTTCCCTATATCCAACAGCGCATTCACTCGATGCTTTGA
- the hemE gene encoding uroporphyrinogen decarboxylase translates to MTELKNDRYLRALLKEPVDYTPVWMMRQAGRYLPEYKATRAQAGDFMSLCKNAELASEVTLQPLRRFPLDAAILFSDILTIPDAMGLGLRFAAGEGPVFDNPITCKADVEKIGLPDPEGELQYVMNAVRQIRKDLNGDVPLIGFSGSPWTLATYMVEGGSSKAFTKIKKMMYAEPQTLHLLLDKLADSVIEYLNAQIKAGAQSVMVFDTWGGVLTPRDYNLFSLQYMHKIVDGLIRENDGRRVPVTLFTKNGGMWLEQIAATGCDAVGLDWTINIADAKARIGDKVALQGNMDPSMLYASPERIREEVAGILEGFGDAGTGHVFNLGHGIHLDVPPENAGVFVEAVHELSKPYHK, encoded by the coding sequence ATGACTGAATTAAAAAATGATCGTTATCTGCGTGCGCTTCTTAAAGAGCCGGTAGATTACACGCCAGTATGGATGATGCGTCAGGCAGGTCGTTACTTACCAGAATACAAAGCTACGCGTGCTCAAGCGGGCGATTTCATGTCTTTGTGTAAGAATGCGGAGCTGGCGTCTGAAGTAACTCTTCAACCACTACGCCGTTTTCCTCTTGATGCAGCGATCTTGTTCTCTGACATCCTAACTATCCCAGATGCAATGGGTCTGGGTCTGCGTTTTGCTGCTGGTGAAGGTCCGGTCTTCGATAACCCAATTACTTGCAAAGCCGACGTAGAGAAAATCGGTCTGCCAGATCCAGAAGGTGAACTGCAGTACGTAATGAATGCCGTGCGTCAAATCCGCAAAGATTTGAATGGTGATGTACCTCTAATTGGTTTCTCTGGTAGCCCATGGACGCTTGCGACTTACATGGTTGAAGGTGGTAGCTCTAAGGCCTTCACGAAGATCAAGAAGATGATGTACGCAGAACCTCAAACTCTGCATCTTCTACTGGATAAGCTAGCAGATAGCGTGATTGAATACCTAAATGCACAAATCAAAGCCGGCGCGCAGTCAGTTATGGTATTTGATACATGGGGTGGCGTTCTGACTCCTCGTGATTACAACCTGTTCTCATTGCAATACATGCACAAGATTGTGGATGGCCTGATTCGCGAAAATGACGGTCGTCGCGTACCTGTTACGCTATTTACTAAGAATGGCGGCATGTGGCTAGAGCAAATCGCAGCAACGGGTTGTGATGCGGTTGGTCTAGACTGGACGATCAATATTGCTGATGCGAAAGCGCGTATCGGCGATAAAGTGGCACTGCAAGGCAACATGGATCCATCTATGCTTTACGCTTCACCTGAGCGCATCCGTGAAGAAGTAGCGGGTATCCTAGAAGGTTTTGGTGATGCTGGTACAGGTCACGTATTCAACCTAGGCCATGGCATCCACCTAGATGTGCCGCCAGAAAACGCGGGTGTGTTTGTTGAAGCGGTACATGAGCTATCTAAGCCTTACCACAAGTAA
- the nudC gene encoding NAD(+) diphosphatase — translation MLRKGDVNRVANAHWCVVAGSEIWLVDGAVPFGSAEQFSLPEENARQIGDYLGSPVMWINFADLEQDLPLVSLRDCLHFPEPLFMLLSKAIQYGHMTQSLRFCPQCGGRNFLNNNQFAMQCGECRTLHYPRIFPCIIVAVRKENQILLAQHPRHRNGMYTVIAGFLEAGETLEDCVAREVHEETGIHVKNIRYFGSQPWAFPSSMMMAFLADYDSGELNPDYTELSDAQWFGVKEMPPVAPTGTIARALIEQTVSDILSD, via the coding sequence ATGTTAAGAAAAGGTGATGTTAACCGTGTGGCAAATGCACACTGGTGTGTTGTTGCAGGAAGTGAAATTTGGCTGGTGGATGGTGCTGTGCCTTTTGGTAGTGCGGAGCAGTTCTCACTGCCAGAAGAGAATGCGAGGCAAATTGGTGACTATCTTGGTTCGCCAGTGATGTGGATTAATTTTGCAGATTTGGAGCAAGATCTCCCACTCGTTTCATTGCGCGACTGTCTACATTTCCCTGAACCGCTATTTATGCTGTTGAGCAAGGCTATCCAATATGGGCACATGACCCAAAGCTTACGCTTTTGTCCGCAATGTGGTGGGCGCAACTTTCTTAATAATAATCAATTTGCCATGCAATGCGGAGAGTGTCGTACTTTGCACTACCCGCGCATTTTCCCATGCATCATCGTTGCTGTGCGTAAAGAAAATCAGATTTTACTAGCGCAACACCCAAGGCATCGAAATGGCATGTACACCGTGATTGCGGGCTTTTTAGAGGCGGGAGAAACCTTAGAAGACTGTGTCGCGCGCGAAGTGCATGAAGAGACGGGCATTCACGTGAAAAACATTCGTTACTTTGGCAGTCAGCCTTGGGCCTTTCCATCCAGTATGATGATGGCGTTCCTCGCCGATTATGATTCTGGTGAGCTCAATCCGGATTATACGGAGTTATCCGATGCGCAATGGTTCGGTGTGAAAGAGATGCCACCAGTGGCACCAACAGGCACTATTGCAAGAGCGCTAATTGAGCAGACCGTTAGTGATATTCTTTCAGACTGA
- a CDS encoding Rsd/AlgQ family anti-sigma factor: protein MVMLKKFKQTQDQWGGSSDVIDHWLETRQSLIVEYCKLAALQPCSKSNVLELPSPSELQNFCQHLVDYISEGHFKIYDMVMDKWKATGFVATNEINQTYGKIVLTTEPLLNFTDKYSDVTEDDELEDFDSDMSLIGEIIETRFEVEDHLIQLIADSLAMPPGA from the coding sequence ATGGTCATGCTAAAAAAATTCAAACAAACACAAGACCAGTGGGGTGGCTCAAGTGATGTCATTGATCACTGGTTAGAGACGAGACAATCCTTAATTGTCGAATATTGTAAGCTTGCAGCACTGCAACCTTGTTCGAAATCCAACGTTCTAGAACTTCCTTCTCCCTCCGAGCTACAAAACTTCTGCCAACACCTAGTCGATTATATTTCCGAAGGCCACTTCAAAATCTACGATATGGTAATGGATAAGTGGAAAGCCACGGGCTTTGTCGCAACAAACGAAATCAACCAAACTTACGGCAAAATCGTGCTAACCACAGAACCGTTGTTAAACTTCACTGATAAGTATTCAGACGTGACAGAAGATGATGAGTTAGAGGATTTCGACTCCGATATGTCTTTGATCGGAGAGATCATTGAAACGCGCTTTGAAGTAGAAGACCATTTGATCCAGCTTATCGCGGATAGCCTTGCGATGCCTCCTGGTGCATAA
- the rpoC gene encoding DNA-directed RNA polymerase subunit beta' — MKDLLNFLKAQHKTEEFDAIKIGLSSPDMIRSWSFGEVKKPETINYRTFKPERDGLFCARIFGPVKDYECLCGKYKRLKHRGVICEKCGVEVTQTKVRRDRMGHIELASPVAHIWFLKSLPSRIGLLMDIPLRDIERVLYFEMYVVTEPGMTDLEKGQMLTEEEYLDRLEEWGDEFTAKMGAEAIKDLLGSMDMHAEAEQMREELETTNSETKRKKVTKRLKLVEAFIASGNNPEWMILTVLPVLPPDLRPLVPLDGGRFATSDLNDLYRRVINRNNRLKRLLELAAPDIIVRNEKRMLQESVDALLDNGRRGRAITGSNKRPLKSLADMIKGKQGRFRQNLLGKRVDYSGRSVITVGPYLRLHQCGLPKKMALELFKPFIYSKLETRGLATTIKAAKKMVEREEAVVWDILDEVIREHPVLLNRAPTLHRLGIQAFEPVLIEGKAIQLHPLVCAAYNADFDGDQMAVHVPLTLEAQLEARTLMMSTNNILSPASGDPIIVPSQDVVLGLYYMTREKINVKGEGMYLSGPAEAEKAYRTKQAELHARVKVRITETVVDEDGNSTTETKMVDTTVGRAMLWQIVPAGLPYSIVNQKLGKKQISNLLNEAYRKLGLKDTVIFADQIMYTGFAYAALSGVSVGIDDMVVPPAKYTEIAEAEEEVREIQEQYQSGLVTAGERYNKVIDIWASTNDRVAKAMMENLSSETVVNREGEEEQQESFNSIYMMADSGARGSAAQIRQLAGMRGLMARPDGSIIETPITANFKEGLNVLQYFISTHGARKGLADTALKTANSGYLTRRLVDVAQDVVVTEHDCGTHEGVDMMPHIEGGDVKVALSELALGRVVAEDVLKPGTEDVLIPRNTLIDEKWCQIMEENSVDSMKVRSVVTCDSDFGCCAQCYGRDLARGHLVNQGEAVGVIAAQSIGEPGTQLTMRTFHIGGAASTAAAENSIQAKNNGSVKLHNAKFVTNKDGKLVITSRASELTIIDEFGRTKEKHKLPYGSLLSKGDNDAVEAGETVANWEAHTLPIITEVAGRIQFVDMIDGVTVSRQTDDLTGLSSSEVTDAAARPAAGKDMRPAIKLVDEQGNDVMIPGTEMPAHYFLPGKAIVNIEDGAEVGVGDTLARIPQKSGGNKDITGGLPRVADLFEARKPKEPAILAEHTGTVSFGKETKGKRRLVITRDSGEVYEEMIPKHRQLNVFEGERVERGDVIADGPESPHDILRLRGVHAVTQYIANEVQEVYRLQGVKINDKHIETIVRQMLRKCTITHAGDSEFLPGEQVEYSQVKIANRNLEAEGKEPARFERELLGITKASLATESFISAASFQETTRVLTEAAVSGKRDDLRGLKENVIVGRLIPAGTGFAYHQERQAKRAEAQEGPSAEQATDNLAALLNAGFSSDE, encoded by the coding sequence GTGAAAGACTTATTAAACTTTCTAAAAGCACAGCATAAGACCGAAGAATTTGATGCAATCAAAATCGGTCTATCTTCACCAGACATGATCCGTTCATGGTCTTTCGGTGAAGTTAAAAAACCTGAAACGATCAACTATCGTACGTTCAAACCTGAACGCGATGGTTTGTTCTGTGCGCGTATCTTTGGCCCAGTTAAAGACTACGAATGTCTTTGTGGCAAATACAAGCGCCTGAAGCACCGTGGTGTTATCTGTGAGAAGTGTGGTGTAGAAGTTACACAAACTAAAGTTCGTCGTGACCGTATGGGCCACATCGAGCTTGCTTCACCAGTAGCTCACATCTGGTTCCTAAAATCGCTACCGTCTCGTATCGGTCTACTAATGGATATCCCTCTACGTGATATCGAACGTGTTCTTTACTTCGAAATGTACGTAGTAACTGAACCGGGTATGACTGATCTAGAAAAAGGTCAGATGCTAACTGAAGAAGAGTATCTAGACCGTCTAGAAGAGTGGGGTGACGAGTTCACAGCTAAGATGGGTGCAGAAGCTATCAAGGACCTACTAGGTTCTATGGATATGCACGCTGAAGCTGAACAAATGCGCGAAGAGCTTGAGACTACAAACTCAGAAACTAAGCGTAAGAAAGTCACTAAGCGTCTTAAACTGGTAGAAGCGTTCATCGCATCGGGTAACAACCCAGAGTGGATGATCCTGACTGTACTTCCAGTACTTCCGCCAGATCTACGTCCTCTAGTACCACTAGATGGCGGTCGCTTTGCGACTTCTGATCTGAACGACCTATACCGTCGTGTGATCAACCGTAACAACCGTTTGAAGCGTCTTCTAGAGCTAGCTGCTCCGGACATCATCGTACGTAACGAAAAACGTATGCTGCAAGAGTCTGTTGATGCGCTACTAGATAACGGTCGTCGTGGTCGTGCGATCACTGGTTCTAACAAGCGTCCTCTGAAATCTCTTGCTGATATGATCAAGGGTAAACAAGGTCGTTTCCGTCAGAACCTTCTAGGTAAACGTGTAGACTACTCTGGCCGTTCTGTAATCACAGTAGGTCCATACCTTCGTCTGCACCAGTGTGGTCTTCCTAAGAAGATGGCACTTGAGCTATTCAAACCATTTATCTACAGCAAGCTAGAGACTCGTGGTCTTGCGACTACAATCAAAGCTGCGAAGAAAATGGTAGAGCGTGAAGAAGCGGTTGTTTGGGATATCCTAGACGAAGTAATCCGCGAACACCCAGTACTATTGAACCGTGCACCTACACTTCACCGTCTAGGTATCCAGGCGTTCGAACCAGTACTAATCGAAGGCAAAGCGATCCAGCTACACCCACTTGTTTGTGCGGCGTACAACGCGGACTTCGATGGTGACCAAATGGCGGTTCACGTACCTCTAACTCTAGAGGCACAGCTTGAAGCTCGTACTCTGATGATGTCGACAAACAACATTCTGTCGCCAGCGTCAGGTGATCCGATCATCGTACCTTCTCAGGACGTTGTATTGGGTCTGTACTACATGACTCGTGAAAAGATCAACGTGAAAGGTGAAGGCATGTACCTTTCTGGCCCAGCAGAGGCTGAGAAAGCATACCGCACTAAACAAGCTGAGCTTCACGCGCGCGTTAAAGTACGTATTACAGAGACAGTTGTAGACGAAGACGGCAACAGCACAACTGAGACCAAGATGGTAGATACCACTGTTGGTCGTGCAATGCTATGGCAAATCGTGCCAGCTGGTCTACCGTACAGCATCGTTAACCAAAAACTAGGTAAGAAGCAAATCTCTAACCTATTAAACGAGGCGTACCGTAAGCTAGGTCTGAAAGACACTGTAATCTTCGCTGACCAAATCATGTACACAGGTTTCGCTTACGCGGCACTTTCTGGCGTATCTGTTGGTATCGACGATATGGTTGTACCGCCAGCTAAGTACACTGAAATCGCAGAAGCGGAAGAAGAAGTACGTGAAATCCAGGAACAGTACCAATCAGGTCTTGTTACTGCAGGCGAACGCTACAACAAAGTGATCGATATCTGGGCATCGACCAACGACCGCGTTGCGAAAGCAATGATGGAAAACCTTTCATCTGAAACGGTAGTTAACCGTGAAGGTGAAGAGGAACAGCAAGAGTCATTCAACAGCATCTACATGATGGCGGACTCGGGCGCTCGTGGTTCTGCAGCACAGATTCGTCAGCTTGCCGGTATGCGTGGTCTGATGGCGCGTCCAGATGGTTCAATCATCGAAACGCCGATCACAGCGAACTTTAAAGAAGGTCTAAACGTACTTCAGTACTTTATCTCAACGCACGGTGCTCGTAAGGGTCTTGCGGATACGGCACTGAAAACAGCGAACTCGGGTTACCTAACTCGTCGTCTAGTAGACGTTGCTCAAGACGTTGTTGTAACTGAACATGACTGTGGCACTCACGAGGGTGTTGACATGATGCCTCACATCGAGGGTGGTGATGTTAAAGTTGCACTGTCTGAGCTAGCTCTAGGTCGTGTAGTTGCTGAAGACGTTCTAAAACCTGGTACTGAAGATGTTCTTATTCCACGTAACACCCTGATCGATGAGAAGTGGTGTCAAATCATGGAAGAGAACTCAGTAGACAGCATGAAAGTGCGCTCTGTAGTAACGTGTGATTCTGACTTCGGTTGTTGTGCACAGTGTTACGGTCGTGACCTAGCACGTGGTCACCTAGTAAACCAAGGTGAGGCAGTAGGTGTTATCGCTGCTCAGTCTATCGGTGAACCGGGTACACAGCTTACGATGCGTACGTTCCACATCGGTGGTGCGGCATCGACAGCAGCAGCAGAGAACAGCATCCAAGCGAAGAACAACGGTTCTGTTAAGCTTCACAACGCTAAGTTCGTAACAAACAAAGATGGCAAGCTAGTTATCACTTCTCGTGCATCTGAACTAACTATCATCGATGAGTTCGGCCGTACGAAAGAGAAACACAAACTGCCATACGGCTCGCTACTAAGCAAAGGCGACAACGACGCAGTTGAAGCTGGTGAAACAGTAGCGAACTGGGAAGCGCACACACTGCCAATCATCACTGAAGTAGCTGGTCGTATCCAGTTCGTAGATATGATTGATGGCGTAACAGTTTCTCGTCAAACAGATGACCTAACTGGTCTATCTTCAAGCGAAGTAACGGACGCAGCAGCTCGTCCAGCAGCAGGTAAAGATATGCGTCCAGCTATCAAACTTGTTGACGAGCAAGGTAACGACGTAATGATCCCTGGTACTGAAATGCCAGCTCACTACTTCCTACCTGGTAAAGCGATCGTGAACATTGAAGACGGCGCAGAAGTAGGTGTGGGTGATACGCTAGCACGTATTCCTCAAAAATCTGGCGGTAACAAAGATATCACCGGTGGTCTTCCACGCGTTGCTGACTTGTTCGAAGCTCGTAAGCCTAAAGAGCCTGCGATTCTTGCTGAACACACAGGTACAGTTAGCTTCGGTAAAGAGACCAAAGGTAAGCGTCGTCTAGTTATCACGCGTGATAGCGGTGAAGTTTACGAAGAGATGATTCCTAAGCATCGTCAGCTTAACGTGTTCGAAGGTGAGCGCGTTGAACGTGGTGATGTAATCGCTGATGGTCCAGAGTCTCCACATGACATTCTACGTCTACGTGGCGTACACGCAGTAACTCAGTACATCGCTAACGAAGTACAAGAAGTTTACCGTCTACAAGGCGTTAAGATTAACGATAAGCACATCGAGACTATCGTTCGTCAAATGCTACGTAAGTGTACAATTACTCACGCTGGTGACTCTGAGTTCCTACCTGGCGAGCAAGTTGAATACTCACAAGTTAAGATTGCTAACCGTAATCTAGAAGCTGAAGGCAAAGAGCCTGCACGTTTTGAACGTGAACTTCTAGGTATCACTAAAGCGTCTCTAGCGACTGAGTCGTTCATCTCTGCGGCATCGTTCCAGGAGACAACTCGCGTACTAACAGAAGCTGCGGTTTCTGGTAAGCGTGATGACCTACGTGGTCTGAAAGAGAACGTAATTGTTGGTCGTCTGATCCCAGCTGGTACTGGTTTCGCATACCACCAAGAGCGTCAGGCTAAACGTGCTGAAGCGCAAGAAGGTCCATCTGCTGAACAAGCAACAGATAACCTAGCAGCACTTCTAAACGCTGGCTTCTCTTCTGACGAGTAA